Sequence from the Kribbella aluminosa genome:
CAGATGGAGCTTTCCCCGCGGGAGAAGCAGATCGCGGAGCGGGTGGTGAAGGAGATCGGCGAGCGGCTGCGGTTCCTGCTCGACGTCGGCCTGGACTACCTGGCGCTGAGCCGGCCGGCGGGTTCGCTGTCCGGCGGCGAGGCGCAGCGGATCCGGCTCGCGACGCAGATCGGGTCCGGCCTGGTCGGGGTGCTGTACGTGCTGGACGAGCCGTCGATCGGCCTGCACCAGCGGGACAACCGGCGGCTGATCGACACCCTGGTCCGGCTCAAGGAGCTCGGCAACACCCTGATCGTCGTCGAGCACGACGAGGACACCATCGACCATGCCGACTGGGTCGTCGACATCGGCCCGGGCGCCGGCGAGCACGGCGGTCAGGTGGTCGTGTCCGGCACGGTCGAGGACCTGCGCAACCACCCGGACTCGATCACCGGTCAGTACATTTCCGGGCGCCGGGAGATCCCGATCCCGGCGGTCCGGCGGCCGCTGACCGAGGGCCGCGAGCTGACCGTGTACGGCGCCCGGCAGAACAACCTCAGGGATCTCGACGTGACCATCCCGCTCGGGGTGTTCGTCGCGGTCACCGGGGTGTCCGGCTCCGGCAAGTCGACGCTCGTCAACGACATCCTCTACACGTCGCTGGCCCGGCAGATCTACGGCGCCCGCGCGGTGCCCGGGCGGCACACGAAGATCTCCGGCATGGAGCTGGTGGACAAGGTGATCCACGTCGACCAGTCACCGATCGGCCGTACGCCGCGGTCGAACCCGGCGACGTACACGGGGGTCTGGGACCACGTCCGGAAGCTGTTCGCGGAGACGCCGGAGGCGAAGGTCCGCGGGTACCAGCAGGGCCGCTTCTCGTTCAACGTGAAGGGCGGCCGCTGCGAGGCGTGCTCGGGGGACGGCACGCTGAAGATCGAGATGAACTTCCTGCCGGACGTGTACGTCCCGTGCGAGGTGTGCCACGGCGCGCGGTACAACCGCGAGACGCTCGAGGTGCACTACAAGAGCAAGACGGTCGCCGACGTGCTGGACATGCCGATCGAGGAGGCGTCGGAGTTCTTCCAGGCGATCCCGGCGATCTCGCGGCACCTCAAGACGCTGGTCGAGGTGGGCCTCGGGTACGTCCGGCTCGGGCAGCCGGCGCCGACGCTGTCCGGTGGTGAGGCGCAGCGCGTGAAGCTGGCGTCGGAGCTGCAGCGGCGTTCGACCGGCCGCACGGTGTACGTGCTGGACGAGCCGACCACGGGTCTGCACTTCGAGGACATCAGCAAACTGCTCGGCGTGCTGAACGGCCTGGTGGACAAGGGCAACTCGGTGCTGGTGATCGAGCACAACCTCGATGTGATCAAGACCGCCGACTGGCTGATCGACCTCGGCCCGGACGGCGGCCGCCGCGGCGGCACCCTGGTCGCCGAAGGCACGCCTGAGGAGGTCGCCGCCAACCCGGCGTCGTACACCGGCCAGTTCCTCGCCGAGATCCTGAAGGGCCGCGCCGCGAAGCCGAGCGCGAAGAGGGCAGCAGCCGAGCCCCTCCCGGCCACGAGGGTACCGGCCAAGAAGACCGCGGCGAAGAAGACCGCCGCCAAGAAGGCCGTCGCCAAGAAGGCAGCCGCGAAGACGGCACCTGCGACGACGGCACCTGCGAAGACGGTGGCTGCCAAGAAGGCGGCACCTGCGAAGAAGGCGGCAGCCCGGAAGCGGGCCGCCGGGTAGTCAGTGGCGGAAGAGCTGCTGCCACAGATGCCACAGCCAGGTACGGCGTGGTGTCGGCAGCAGCGCTGCCGGCAATACGACCGTCGGCGGCGCCGCAAGGGTGACCGGTACCTGCACCATCCGGTCACCCTGCAGCCAGTAGAGGTCCGGGCTGCACTGATCGGCCGCTCCCCGGTACGTGTCGGCAACATACTGCGCCAACCGGTCCGCCACTTCCTGCCCGGCGTCCGCGGCAGCGAACGCGACCCTGCTCAGTCGTGGTACGCCGACCAGCAGGCCCATCCCGACGGCTGCCAGTGGCATGAGCTTCTCCCGGTCGACGATCGCCATCGACACCAGCGGGTCGTCGTCGCGGGCGATCACGGAGAAGCCGTCGTGCTCGACCGGTCGCAGATTGGCGATCTGGCCCAGGGTCAGCTGCACGGGTGACGGTACGTCGGGATCACCGAGCCCGAGCATGGACCGCCGTACGACGGTCAGCCGGCGGTAGTCGTTCCCGGTGCCGATGAACACCACGACCTCGAAGTGGTCGCCGAACGGAATCAGCGCGTCCGCGACCGGGCCGGCCGTCCGCGCGGACCAGCCGCGTTGCAGCAGCATCGCGCGCTGCCGGCCCGCGACATCGCCGAAGCGATGTTCCTCGGTGGCCAGCTCGCCCTCCGCCACCACTGCCCGCAGCCACGCCTCGATCTGGTCGGCCCACAACTGCTGCGGCAACTGGAGACAACGCTCGATGATCTCGCCCAGCCCGACGACCGCAGACATCTGCAGCGCTCCACGGCCCCAGCCGACCTCGACCGTGCGGTCAGCGGTGTCCACGACGCATCCCGGCATCCACAGCGGCGCCAGGTCCGCGATCGCCTTCAGGACGGTCGAGTCGTTCGTCGTACCAGTCATGTCATGCCTCTCCCACCACCACAGTGTGCCGGGCCCGGTAGCGGCGGGTCCGGTCACCGGAGGAAACCCTAGTGTCCTGCCGGTCGACGCTGGGCAGCGACTCCCAGCTGATTCACAGCGAACCTTCAAACTGCGGTTGAATCCGGACCCGGTGAACCATCCGGGCGATCCGGTCGTTTGACTGGGTGACTAGCGTTCAACTACTTCGATCAGCAGGCTCCTGGAGGTCCGGATTCATGAGCGATGACACGACGGCATCGGCCACCCCATCCGCAGCGGAGGGCGGTCTTCGGGACCGCAGGACGGTGCTGCGCTGCGCGGCGATGGTCGCCCTGGCGGGTGCCGGCGCGCCGCTCCTCGCGGCCTGCGGTGGCAGCGACACCTCCGGAAGTGGGCCTACCGGAGGCAGCACCAGCACCGGCGGTACCAGCACCGGTACGTCGCCGTCCGCGACCGGCTCGAGCTCCGCGCCCAGTGCGAGTGCGTCGTCGAGCGGCGGTGGCGGTACGGTCCTCGGCCCGGTGTCCGACGTACCGGTCGGTGGCGGGAAGGTGTTCACCGACGCGAAGGTCGTGGTGACGCAGCCGACCGCGGGCACGTACAAGGGTTTCTCCGCGGTCTGCACGCACCAGGGAAACCCGGTCGGTTCGGTGCAGGGCGGCCAGATCGTCTGCCCGTTCCACAACAGCCACTTCAGCATCAAAGACGGAAGCGTGGTCAGCGGACCGGCGCCGTCCCCGCTGCCGGCCGTGAACGTGAAGGTCCAGGGCAGCAACATCGTCACGTCCGCGTGATCCCCGGGCGGTAGACATGGCGAAGGCCCGGCCACCGGGGGGCCGGGCCTTCGGTCGAGGATCAGGACTGGTCGGCAGCCCCGACGTACAGCAACTTGTTCGGCGAACCGGTGCCCGGGCCGCCCACCTTGTCGGCCGTCGAGTTGGCGACCAGTGCCTTCGCGACCTCGGCCGGGGTGGCGTCAGGGTGGTCGGCCAGGTAGAGCGCGATACCGCCCGCGACGTGCGGTGTCGCCATCGACGTACCGCTCATCTTCGCGGTCGCGTCCGGGCCGGTGATGCCGACCGACGTGATGTCCACGCCCGGCGCGAACAGGTCCACGCACTTGCCGAAGTTCGAGAACACGGCGCGCTGGTCCTGGTCGTCGGTGGCGCCGACCGTGATCGCCGACGGCTCCTTGGCCGGCGAGCTCTGGCAGGCGTCCGCATTGTCGTTGCCGGCCGCAACGGCATAGGTGACCCCGGCGTCGACCGAGGCCTTCACCGCCGCGTCCAAAGCGTCGTCCGCGCCGCCGCCGAGGCTCATGTTCGCGACCGCGGGCTTCTTCGCGTTCTTGGTCACCCAGTCGATCCCGGCCACCACGGACTCGGTCGAGCCGGAGCCCTTGCAGTCGAGCACCCGGACCGCGATCAGCTTCGCGGCCTTGGCCAGCCCGTACGTCGTACCGCCGATGGTGCCGGCCACGTGGCTGCCGTGGCCCATGCAGTCGACGCCGTTCTGGCCGTCGCCGACCGTGTCGGTGCCGACCGAGGCGCGGTCGCCGAAGTCGTTGTGCTTGGCGTAGATGCCGGTGTCGATGATGTAGACGTTGACGTTCTTGGCGTCCGTCGACGGCACGTACTTCTTGTCCAGCGGCAGGTCCCGCTGGTCCGCGCGGTCCAGGCCCCACGGCGGGTCGTCCTGGGCGACGGTGATCTTCTGGTTCTGCTGGACGTACGCGACCCGGGAGTCACCGGCGAGCTTCTTCGCCTGGTCCTCGGACATGGTCGCCGAGAAGCCCTTGATCGACGAGTCGTACTGGTCCTTGACCTTGACGTCGTAGCTCGCCGCCAGGCTCTGGGTGGCGACCCGGGTCTGAGCCCGCGTGGTCTGGCTGGACAGGACGACGATGTAGCTACCGGGGATCGCGTTCGGGTTGCCGGCGCCACGGATCGACACCGGGGCCGGCTGCGCGGCGTTGCTGCCGGCGGCGCCGGCGACGAGTCCGGTGACGGCCAGTGCGGACGCCGCGATCGCGGCGAGCAGTGCGCGTGGTCTGGTCAGACCGTGTCCATTTGTGGGGAACATGGGCGGATCTCCCTCGAGTCAGCGCAAGGCCTTGTTGCCTCACGCAAAGGACCTGCGCATCTACCCTTGTCCACAAGTAGGACAGCTCGATCATCCCAGCCGGGGATAAATCTCGCCTTATGAGCCAACCCGAAACAGGACCGCAATCTTCATCCGGTGTGGCGGGTCTGCTGGTTGGAGTACTTCCGGGCCGCGAACCGGTACGCCTCCTCGATCAACGGCAGCAGCTGGTCCAGACCGGTCGGGTTGACGATCGCGACCCAGTACTGCGAGCCGTAGAACGGATGCGGCATCAACGTGTCCCGGGCGGTGTAGTCGTGGCCGGAGTCGAGCACCCAGTCGGCGTCGCGTTCGGTCGGCACCGGCCCGAGCAGTTCGCCGTACGTCGCCTTGGTCAGGCCGAGGTTCAGCCGCCAGGCGCCGGGCTCGTCGAGGTTCGACACCTTCTCGTAGTGGTCGCCGGTGACAATGGTGGCGAACGGTTGCTGCCTTTCCGGTGGCAGGTCGCCGGCTGGGTCGTACAGGTAGAACAGGTCGTCCTGGGCCTCGAGTACCCGGACGCCGTCGTACGCGCGAATCGTCCGATCAACCTCTTCGACAGTCATACCTTCAAGTCTGTCATTCATGTTGCAGTTGAAGCTTTTCGCCGATTCCGGATTTGTCGGCGGGCCGAACTAGGGTGGTTGGGTGGCTGATCCGTCCTCCTACCGTCCCGCTCCGGGTTCGATTCCCGACTCGCCCGGCGTCTACCGCTTCAGCGACGCCGCCGGACGGGTGATCTACGTCGGCAAGGCGAAGAACCTGCGCGCCCGGTTGTCGTCGTACTTCCAGGATCTGGTGAACCTGCATCCCCGGACGCAGGCGATGGTGACGACCGCCGCGAAGGTCGAGTGGACCGTGGTCGCCACCGAGGTCGAGTCGCTGCAGCTGGAGTATTCCTGGATCAAGGAGTACGACCCGCGCTTCAACGTGAAGTACCGCGACGACAAGTCGTACCCGTGGCTCGCCATCACCCTCAACGAGGACTACCCGCGGGTCATGGTCGGCCGCGGTCAGAAGAAGAAGGGCGTGCGCTACTTCGGTCCCTACAGCCACGCCTGGGCGATCCGCGAGACCGTGGACCTGCTCCTCCGGGTGTTCCCGATGCGCTCGTGCAGCAAGGGCGTCTTCAACCGGCACCGCCAGATCGGCCGGCCCTGCCTGCTGGGGTACATCGGCAAGTGCGCGGCGCCCTGCACGGGTCAGGTCAGCCAGGAGGAGCACCGGAAGATCGTCGACGACTTCGCGGCGTTCCTCTCCGGCCAGACCGCGACGTACGTGCGCAGGCTGCAGAAGGAGATGCAGGCCGCGGCCGCCGAGCTGGAGTACGAGCGCGCCGCGAAGATCCGCGACGACCTGGCCGCCCTGGACAAGGCGCTGGCCAAGAACGCGGTGGTCCTCGGCGACGGCACCGACACCGACGTGATCGCGCTCAGCGAGGACCCGCTCGAGGTCGCGGTGCAGATCTTCTACGTCCGCGGCGGCCGGATCCGCGGTGAGCGCGGCTGGATCGCCGACAAGGCCGACGGTACGGCGACCACCGGCGACCTGGTCTCCCGCTTCATCCAGCAGATGTACGCCGACGACTCGGTCGAGGCGATCCCGCGGGAGATCCTGGTCCCGACGATGCCGGAGGACGCCGACGTACTGACCGAGTGGCTCGAGGGGATCCGTGGCGCCAGGGTGTCGATCCGGGTCCCGCAGCGCGGCGACAAGAAGGCGCTGATGGAGACCGTCGAGCGGAACGCGCTGCAGACGCTGACCATGCACAAGACCAAGCGCGCCAGCGACCTCACGACCCGCAACCAGGCGCTCGAGGAGATCCAGGCGGCGCTCGACCTGCCGGAGGTGCCGCTGCGGCTGGAGTGCTACGACATCTCGAACCTGCAGGGCACCGAGGTGGTCGCGTCGATGGTCGTGTTCGAGGACGGTCTGCCGCGCAAGAGCGAGTACCGCCGGTTCGTGATCAAGGGCGTCGACGGCCAGAACGACGTCGCCTCGATCGCCGAGGTCCTCACCCGCCGGTTCAAACGCCTCCTCGACGAACGCGCGACCCACTCCGAGGAAGGCGACCCGTCCGGCACCCTCATCGATCCCGAGACCGGGCGAGCGAAGAAGTTCGCCTATGCGCCAGGGCTCGTCGTCGTCGACGGTGGTCCGCCCCAGGTCGCGGCGGCCCGCCAGGCGATGGACGAGCTCGGCGTCGGCGACATCCCCGTCGTCGGCCTGGCGAAGCGCCTCGAAGAGGTGTGGGTGCCGGACGAGGAGGACCCGGTCATCTTCTCCCGTACGTCGGAAGGCCTCTACCTGCTGCAACGCCTCCGCGACGAGGCGCACCGGTTCGCGATCACGCACCACCGCAGCCGCCGGTCGAAGTCGATGGTCGAGAGCACGCTTGACGAAGTCCCGGGGCTGGGAGACGTCCGGCGCAAGACGCTGCTGCGGCACTTCGGGTCACTGAAGAAGTTGCGCGCCGCGACGGTCGGCGAGGTGGCCGACCTCCCCGGTTTCGGGCCCCGGCTGGCGGAGTCCGTCGTACTGGCGGTTAACGCTGCTGCAACGAAGGCGGAAACCGGCCGTGCTCCGGCGGTCAACACCGCGACAGGCGAGATACTGGGCGACGACGTCCCGGCGCCGGCCGGGACGCCTGACGGGGATCCAGGGAGAACTGAGAACTGATGGACGACACGGGCGGCAACCTGATCATCGTGTCCGGCATGTCGGGCGCGGGCCGGAGTTCGGTCGCCGACGTACTGGAGGACCTCGGCTGGTTCGTGGTGGACAACCTGCCGCCGATGTTCCTGACCACCCTCGTCGAACAGGTCGTCGGGACCGGCGCGGCGCCGCGGCTCGCGGTTGTCGTGGACGTCCGGACCGGCCTGTTCTTCGACGAGCTGAGCTCCGCCATCCACGACCTGCGGCTGAAGGGGTACCGGCCGCTGACGCTGTTCCTGGAGGCGTCCGACGACGTGATCGTGCGCCGGCAGGAGAGCGTCCGCCGGCCGCACCCGTTGCAGGGCGAGGGCCGGCTGCTGGACGGCATCCAACGCGAACGCGAACTGCTCGGCGACATCCGGGCCGGCGCCGACCTGGTCATCGACACCTCCAGCCTGAACATCCACCAGC
This genomic interval carries:
- a CDS encoding S8 family peptidase; translation: MFPTNGHGLTRPRALLAAIAASALAVTGLVAGAAGSNAAQPAPVSIRGAGNPNAIPGSYIVVLSSQTTRAQTRVATQSLAASYDVKVKDQYDSSIKGFSATMSEDQAKKLAGDSRVAYVQQNQKITVAQDDPPWGLDRADQRDLPLDKKYVPSTDAKNVNVYIIDTGIYAKHNDFGDRASVGTDTVGDGQNGVDCMGHGSHVAGTIGGTTYGLAKAAKLIAVRVLDCKGSGSTESVVAGIDWVTKNAKKPAVANMSLGGGADDALDAAVKASVDAGVTYAVAAGNDNADACQSSPAKEPSAITVGATDDQDQRAVFSNFGKCVDLFAPGVDITSVGITGPDATAKMSGTSMATPHVAGGIALYLADHPDATPAEVAKALVANSTADKVGGPGTGSPNKLLYVGAADQS
- a CDS encoding DUF6194 family protein translates to MTVEEVDRTIRAYDGVRVLEAQDDLFYLYDPAGDLPPERQQPFATIVTGDHYEKVSNLDEPGAWRLNLGLTKATYGELLGPVPTERDADWVLDSGHDYTARDTLMPHPFYGSQYWVAIVNPTGLDQLLPLIEEAYRFAARKYSNQQTRHTG
- a CDS encoding Rieske (2Fe-2S) protein — its product is MSDDTTASATPSAAEGGLRDRRTVLRCAAMVALAGAGAPLLAACGGSDTSGSGPTGGSTSTGGTSTGTSPSATGSSSAPSASASSSGGGGTVLGPVSDVPVGGGKVFTDAKVVVTQPTAGTYKGFSAVCTHQGNPVGSVQGGQIVCPFHNSHFSIKDGSVVSGPAPSPLPAVNVKVQGSNIVTSA
- the rapZ gene encoding RNase adapter RapZ, which gives rise to MDDTGGNLIIVSGMSGAGRSSVADVLEDLGWFVVDNLPPMFLTTLVEQVVGTGAAPRLAVVVDVRTGLFFDELSSAIHDLRLKGYRPLTLFLEASDDVIVRRQESVRRPHPLQGEGRLLDGIQRERELLGDIRAGADLVIDTSSLNIHQLAAKIVNAFGDEENAELRATVVSFGFKYGIPVDADVVADMRFIPNPYWQPDLRPMTGQDKPVSDFVLGHPLAQQFLQNYVDVLDTLRTGYLNEGKRFVTIAIGCTGGKHRSVAMAEEIARRLREKGSPTLVVHRDLGRE
- the uvrA gene encoding excinuclease ABC subunit UvrA, producing MSDRLIVRGAREHNLKDVSVDLPRDAMIVFTGLSGSGKSSLAFDTIFAEGQRRYVESLSAYARQFLGQMDKPDVDFIEGLSPAVSIDQKSTSRNPRSTVGTITEVYDYLRLLFARAGRPHCPECGEPIARQTPQQIVDRVLELDEGTRFQVLAPVVRGRKGEYVDLFRQLTGQGFSRARVDGETIQLTEPPKLDKQKKHSIDVVVDRLAVKRSAKQRLTDSVETALGLAGGLVVLDFVDLPEDDPHRERRFSEKLACPNDHPLAIDELEPRSFSFNSPYGACPVCVGLGTRMEVDPELLVPDPSKSLDEGAIQPWSGQNVTQYFERLLEALARDLKVKTSTPFGELPAKAKKALLTGHDKQVHVSYQNRYGRERSYYTSFEGVIPYVERRHAEASSDTGRERFEEYMREVPCLACNGARLKPISLAVTLGGKNIAEISAMSIDEVHGFLSQMELSPREKQIAERVVKEIGERLRFLLDVGLDYLALSRPAGSLSGGEAQRIRLATQIGSGLVGVLYVLDEPSIGLHQRDNRRLIDTLVRLKELGNTLIVVEHDEDTIDHADWVVDIGPGAGEHGGQVVVSGTVEDLRNHPDSITGQYISGRREIPIPAVRRPLTEGRELTVYGARQNNLRDLDVTIPLGVFVAVTGVSGSGKSTLVNDILYTSLARQIYGARAVPGRHTKISGMELVDKVIHVDQSPIGRTPRSNPATYTGVWDHVRKLFAETPEAKVRGYQQGRFSFNVKGGRCEACSGDGTLKIEMNFLPDVYVPCEVCHGARYNRETLEVHYKSKTVADVLDMPIEEASEFFQAIPAISRHLKTLVEVGLGYVRLGQPAPTLSGGEAQRVKLASELQRRSTGRTVYVLDEPTTGLHFEDISKLLGVLNGLVDKGNSVLVIEHNLDVIKTADWLIDLGPDGGRRGGTLVAEGTPEEVAANPASYTGQFLAEILKGRAAKPSAKRAAAEPLPATRVPAKKTAAKKTAAKKAVAKKAAAKTAPATTAPAKTVAAKKAAPAKKAAARKRAAG
- the uvrC gene encoding excinuclease ABC subunit UvrC; protein product: MADPSSYRPAPGSIPDSPGVYRFSDAAGRVIYVGKAKNLRARLSSYFQDLVNLHPRTQAMVTTAAKVEWTVVATEVESLQLEYSWIKEYDPRFNVKYRDDKSYPWLAITLNEDYPRVMVGRGQKKKGVRYFGPYSHAWAIRETVDLLLRVFPMRSCSKGVFNRHRQIGRPCLLGYIGKCAAPCTGQVSQEEHRKIVDDFAAFLSGQTATYVRRLQKEMQAAAAELEYERAAKIRDDLAALDKALAKNAVVLGDGTDTDVIALSEDPLEVAVQIFYVRGGRIRGERGWIADKADGTATTGDLVSRFIQQMYADDSVEAIPREILVPTMPEDADVLTEWLEGIRGARVSIRVPQRGDKKALMETVERNALQTLTMHKTKRASDLTTRNQALEEIQAALDLPEVPLRLECYDISNLQGTEVVASMVVFEDGLPRKSEYRRFVIKGVDGQNDVASIAEVLTRRFKRLLDERATHSEEGDPSGTLIDPETGRAKKFAYAPGLVVVDGGPPQVAAARQAMDELGVGDIPVVGLAKRLEEVWVPDEEDPVIFSRTSEGLYLLQRLRDEAHRFAITHHRSRRSKSMVESTLDEVPGLGDVRRKTLLRHFGSLKKLRAATVGEVADLPGFGPRLAESVVLAVNAAATKAETGRAPAVNTATGEILGDDVPAPAGTPDGDPGRTEN